The genome window CGGCCGCGAAGTCCGCCCCACGCAACGGCAGTTCCCGACCGCCGCGTGGTGCGGCGAGCAGGGGAGGCCAGGAGCGCCGGGTCGATGTGCGCGAATGGGCGTCCGGAATTCGACTCTCCGCCTTCTCGGTCATCATGCTGTCGCTCGTCGTCCTGGGCGCGTGGGTTCTCGTCCCCACGCTCGGCACCTTCATCGACCAGCGTCAGAAGATCGCCGCTCTCGAGCAGTCGATAAAGGTCTCCGAAGACGAGATCACCGCGCTCGAGAAGGAGCGCGAGCGCTGGAACGATCCGGCTTACATCACCACCCAGGCGCGCGAGCGCCTCTACTACGTCAAGCCGGGCGAGGTCGTCTACCTGATCGACAACGACCTCGACCCCGCGGCCCTTCCGCAGGAGCAGGGCCCTGTCAGCGACACGCTCGAAGAGACGCCGTCCGACTGGATGGCGCAGTTGCTGCGCACCCTGACCGCCGCCGGTCTGAGCGACACGGCCGTGGTCGCCCGCTGAACGCTGGGGCTCGCGCCGCGGCTGCCTCCGAGCATCCTCCCCGGCGTCTCCCGTACGCTGGAGGAGTGACCACGCCTCCCTTCCCCGCCCCCACGACCGCCGAGCTCGCCGTGGTGTCGTCCCAGTTGGGGCGCCAGGCGCGAGGCGTCGTCGGCATCGCGGCGCGTTGCGCATGCGGTAACCCCACGGTGGTCGCCACGACACCGCGGCTGCCCGACGGTACACCGTTCCCCACGTTCTACTACCTGACGCACCCGGCCGCGACCGCGGCGATGTCGACGCTCGAGGCGACCCAGGTCATGCCCGAGCTCGCCGCGCTGCTCGCCGACGATGAAGGCGTCGCGGCAGCGTACCTCGCCGCGCACCAGGCATACCTGAGCGACCGCGCGCAGTTCGGCGAGGTGAGCGAGATCGACGGGATCTCCGCCGGTGGCATGCCCACACGCGTGAAATGCCTCCATGCTCTCGCCGGCCACGCACTCGCCGCAGGTCGTGGCGTGAACCCGATCGGTGACCTGGCGCTCGAGCGCTCGAGCTGGTCTCCTGAGAAGTGCCGGTGCGATGATCCGGGTGCTGCCGTGCGCGACGCCGAGGCATCGTCGGCATGAGGCCGCATCGGATGCTGCGCAACGGCGTCGCGCTGGCGACCGTCGTGGCATCCGTTCTGCTCCTCGGGGCGGCGGCCACGCCGCCTCCCGTCCCCGACGACCCCGCAGATCCCGTGCGTGCGTCGGAGTACTGGCTCGACGGTGCCGGTATCCGTGACGCGTGGCAGACGACGAGGGGCGACGGGGTGACGATCGCGGTGATCGACACCGGCATCGGCAAGGTCCCCGGGGTCTTCGATGAAGCCGTCACGGGCGGCACCGATGTGTCCGGCACCGGATCTCCCGACGGGCGCACCCCTGTCGGTGCTGTCGACGGCAACCACGGCTCCTGGGTGGCGTCGCTCGCCGCCGGCCGGGGCGCGGCCGACGGCAAGGGCATGATCGGAGTCGCCCCGGAGGCGGACCTCCTCTCGATCTCCGTGGGCTTCGGAGCGGCGGCCGCGGTGCCGTTCACCGAGCAGGTGGCCAAGGCCATGCGCTGGGCCGTCGACCATGGTGCAGACATCATCAATCTCTCGTTCACGACCAACACCCTCGACTGGGACCGGAGCTGGGACGAAGCGTTCCTCTACGCGTTCGACCATGACGTCGTCGTCGTCGTCGCCGCGGGCAACCGGGGAAGCGGGACCAACATCATCGGTGCCCCCGCGACGATCCCCGGAGTCCTCACCGTCGGCGGCGTCGATCAGACGGGTACAGCGAGCATCGAGGCATCAACGCAGGGGATCACGATCGGCATCGCCGCCCCGAGTGAGGGTCTACGGGGCGTATCGGCCGACGGGACTCTCGTGTCGTGGAGCGGGACCAGCGGTGCGGCCCCGATCGTCGCGGGCGTCGCGGCCCTCATCCGATCGGCGCACCCCGACCTCGATGCCGCGAACGTGATCAATCGCATCATCAAGACGGCGATCCCGGTGCCGGGCGCGGCCAGGCTGCCCGACCCCCTCTACGGCTATGGCCTGATCGATGCCGGGGCCGCGGTCAGCGCTGACGTCGCGAACGTCGACGAGAACCCGATGGGCGATCTCGCCGAGTGGGTGCGGCTGTACCGAAGGGCCGAGACCGTTCCGGAGCCCGAGCCCACAGTCGCGCCTGTCGAGATCCCCCCGCTTCCCGCAGCCGACGCGCCGACGGATCCCGGTTCACCGCTGCTTCCCAGCGCTGATTCACTGCGCTACGGTACCCTGCCGCTCATCGCACTCACAGTCCCTGGTATCCTGGTAGCGCTTGGCGTCACCGCAGCTGCCCGGCGCATCCGATCGGCGCGCGCTCGCACGCCACATCCCTGACTCCCGAGGAGTTGTTCCCCTGTGCCTCAGAACAGCACTGTGCCCAAGATTCTGATCGTCGGTGGAGGCTACGCAGGCTTCTACACGGCGTGGAAGCTGGAGAAGCACCTTCGCAAGGGTGAAGCAGACGTCACCATGGTCGATCCGCTGCCGTACATGACGTACCAGCCGTTCCTCCCCGAGGTGGCCGCCGGCTCGATCGAAGCCCGCCACTCGGTGGTGGCCCACCGTCGTCACCTCAAGCGCACGAACGTGCTCACCGCCAAGGTGACCGGCATCAACCACGCCGAGAAGGTCGCGACGATCACCCCGCCGGTGGGCGAGCCGTACGAGTTCGCCTACGACCAGATCGTCGTCACCGCCGGTGCGGTCTCGCGCACGTTCCCGATCCCGGGGATCGCCGACAACGCGATCGGCCTGAAGACGATCGAGGAGGCCGTCGCGATCCGCGACCGCCTGATGTCGAACTTCGACAAGGCAGCGTCGCTGCCCGCAGGTCCCGAGCGCGACCGCCTGCTGTCCGTCGTGGTCGTCGGTGGCGGCTTCGCCGGCATCGAGGTCTTCGCGGAACTGCGTTCGCTGGCCTCGTCGCTCGTGGGCAAGTACCCGCAGCTGCGCTTCGAGGACACGCACTTCCACCTCATCGAGGCGATGGGTCGCATCATGCCCGAGGTCTCGCTGCCCACGAGCGAGTGGGTCCTCAAGGATCTCGCCAAGCGCGGTGCCAACGTGCACCTCGACACGCAGCTCACCAGTGCGGTCGACGGCAACGTCGAGCTCTCGACGGGCGAGGTCATCCCGACCGACCTCATCGTCTGGACCGCCGGTGTCATGGCCAACCCGACCGTCGTCCGCGGTGGTGACCTCCCGATCGAAGAGCGTGGCCGCATCCAGACCCGCGCCGACCTCCGGGTCGGCACCCCCGAGGCGTTCGTCGACGGCGCCTGGGCAGCCGGTGACGTCTCGGCCGTCCCCGACCTCTCGGGTGGTGGCGTCGGCGGCTTCTGCGTGCCGAACGCCCAGCACGCCGTGCGTCAGGCCAAGCTCCTCGCGAAGAACATCGTCGCCGTTCTGCGCGGTGAGGACCCCAAGGAGTACTTCCACAAGAACCTCGGCGCCGTCGCGGGCCTCGGTCTCTACAATGGCGTCTTCCAGTCCGGCAAGATCGCGCTCAAGGGCTTCGTCGCCTGGGTCGCTCACCGCGGCTACCACGGCCTCGCGATGCCCACGTGGGAGCGCAAGTTCCGTGTCGTCTGGGGCTGGTGGAACAACCTGTGGCTCGGCCGCGACCTGGTGAACCTCGAGACGGTGCAGAACCCGCGCTACGTCTTCGAGGAGTTCGCCGCACGCCCGCGTCCTGCTGCCCCCGCGACCACGGCCCCGGCCGCTCAGGCTGCCGTGTCCGACAAGGCAGCAGACGAGACGCCTGCCGGCCAGAAGACCGCCGCCAAGAAGCCCGCAGCGAAGAAGCCTGCCTCGAAGAAGCCCGCCGCCGAGAAGGCGGCCGAGACGGCTGCAGCCAAGTAGCCTCGCTCCACGAACGCCCCGATTCCTGCGGAGTCGGGGCGTTCGTCGTCTCCGGTTCCTGATGGATCCTCGCACCGGGCTCATAGGAGCGACCGATAGCGTCGGTCGAGCAAGGGGAGTACTCCCGTCTGCGGTGGTGTCGTCATTACGGACATGATGTCGTGTCCCGGCCCACCGGCCCGTGAGGGTGGAGGAGACCTGGCGTCCGTATCCGCGGACGACCATGGATCCTCGTCGCCCCGCTGTCGAATCCCGTGGTCGTCCACATGCCACGAAGGAAATCGACACCATGGGAAAACTGACCAAGCTCATCGGCATGGCCGCTCGCGCGCTCGATCTCGACGACGGCGGACGCGAAGGGCGCAGCGAACGGCGGTCGGCGCAGCCGCAGGCAGCTTCGCGGCAGCCGACCGTATCTCCCGTCCCCCCGCACCGGTCCGACCGCGACTCGTACTCGCCGCCTCCCGCGCGCCAGACAGTGCAGGGCGCGTATACGCCCTCGTCGGCACGGACAGAACGCAGTGCCACGGTCTCGGACGCCGATCGCGCCGCCATCGCCCGATACGACTATCTTCTCGAGACAGCCGACCCCCGCAGCGTCGAACAGATCCACCGTGAGGCGTTCGCACGTCTCACGCCCGCGCAGCGTGCACAGGTGCAGGAGCGCATGAACGTGGAGCTCTCGCCAGGAGAACGCCCCGCGTCGTCGTCGGCTGAGGATCTGGCCCGAGCGGCAGGGCGCACAGAGGCCGCGCGACCGGGGCTGATGCGCGGACTGCTCTCACGCGTCCGTGGCGGCGGTGCCGCGGGAATGGTGGGCGGCGCAGCCGTGGGTGTGCTCGGTGTCGTCGCCGTCGGTGCTGTGGGGAGCGCGGTCGCCGGCCCTCTCCTAGAACAGGCGAGCGGACTCGTCGACTTCGACGCCATCGCCCAGGGCCTCGACATCGAGGCGATCGCGAGCGGCTTCGGTGGCGAAGAGCTCGCGGGTGCGGCGGAGGGACTTCTCGGTTCGGCGGGGGAGACCGTGTCGGGCCTGGGAGACACGGCTGGCGAGTGGGGCCAGCGTCTCGGTGACCTCGGTATCCCCGGCATCGGCGACCTGTTCGGCCGATGAACGTGGCGAGTTCCGTCATCGCCGCCACGCAGGCGGATCATGGCTTCTCCGGCCTCACCGGCTTCGCAGCTGATGTCCTCACCGCACTCGGCGACGTCGGAGTCGGCGTGCTGGTGTTCGTCGAAGTGCTGATCCCGCCCATCCCGAGCGAGGTGATCCTTCCTTTCGCCGGATATCTGAGTCAGAGCGGAGACCTCGACCTCGGCTGGCTCATCGTCTGGAGCACCCTCGCGTCGTGGATCGGCGCGCTGCTGCTGTACTGGCTCGGCGCGGCAGTGGGGGTGGAGCGAGCCGTGCGATTCCTCGCGGCGACCAAGCTCGTGAGTCGTTCGGACCTCGACCGCGGAGCACGGTGGTTTCTGCGCAGCGGAGGGTGGACTGTGCTCGTCGGACGGCTGGTGCCGGGCGTCCGGAGCCTGATCTCGATCCCGGCCGGGGCGACCAGGATGAACCTCGCCCGCTTCAGTCTGTACACGATCGCAGGGAGCGGCTTGTGGAATTCGTTCCTGATCGGCGTGGGTGCCGCCCTCGGCACTCAGCACGAGCAGCTCGAGGGTGTTCTGGGGTACATCGACTACGTCGTCTATGCGGCGATCGCGATCGCCGTCGGCATCCTCGTCGTCCGTCGAGTCCGCGAGGCGCGTGGATCGGGCTCGATGGGAGCGTCTCGAGGTGCCGACCGGCGCGAAGCGCTCGAGTGATGGAGCGCCGCGTGCCCCCGCTGGGACTCGAACCCAGACTGAAGCGATTTTAAGTCGCCTGCCTCTGCCATTGGGCTACGGGGGCGGTCGGCCATGACTCTGGATCAGAGTACATGGGGGTCAGAGGTGGGCGCCGTCAGGGGGCGCCCACCTCTCCAGCACGCGAACTGACCACCGGCGACCACGGGGAGGCGGGTCGACGGCCGCGGTGCTGCGGACCGCTCCGGAACGGTCCATCAAGCAAGACCCCTCCGGAGCCGGAACGTGACGCTGTCTTCCGAAATCTCCGAGGAGGGACTCGACGCCCAGGTGAGGGAAGCGCAAGAGAGACGGGCGTCTCAGCGCCCGTCTCTCTCCTGATGCTGCTGAGACAGCATCGCCACCCCCCGGCAACCGACCGAACCCCGGCCGGTGAGCCCGTCTGAACGACGGCCCCGGAGATCAAGACGATGATCGTCGACGTTCATGACGCCACTTCGGGCCAAAGTATCGGGATTCCGACGCGCGCTGAGCGACGCGACTCGATTCCGGAAAGAATGAATCCGAGTTCGTCCACGCCGTAGGGTGGGGGAGTGCTCGACCTCACCGCCGATCTGAGCCCTGAAAAGGGACCCTCCGCCGTCTCCCCGGAGTGGCAGGACCCGTCTCGATTCTGGCCGCGCCTCTCGGCGGCCACCGGCCATCTGCCGGCTCCCGTGGCGGTGATCGATCGCGAGGCTCTGCGCCACAACGCGATGGACCTCCTCGTCCGCGCGGGAGGGCTCCCGATCCGAGTCGCCTCGAAGTCCGTGCGTGTGCGCTCGGTGCTCGACGCCGTGCTGCAGCTGCCCGGCTACCGGGGGATCCTGGCGTTCACCCTCGCCGAGGCTCTGTGGCTCGCGGAGACCCATGACGACATCGTGCTCGGCTATCCGACGGTCGACCGCAGCGGTCTCGCCCAGCTGTTCGCGTCCGAGGAAGCCTCCCGTCGCATCACGCTGATGGTCGACGATCCCGCGCATCTCGACGTCATCGACAGTGTCGCGCCCGCGGGAAGCCGGCCCGACATCCGGGTGGCCATCGATGCCGACGCATCACTGCGTTCAGCCGCGCTCGGTCACATCGGGGTGCGCAGGTCGGCACTGTTCACCGCCGGCGAGGTCGCCGCGTTCGCTCGCACGATCGTCCGTCGCCCCGGCTTCACGCTGGTCGGGCTGCAGATGTACGAGGCGCAGATCGCCGGCCAAGGCGACAACGCCGGAGCGGATGCGCCGGTCATCCGTCTCGTCCAGGCTCGATCGCGCGCCGAACTGCGCGATCGGCGAGCGGCCATCGTCGACGCTCTGACGGACATCGCACATCTCGAGTTCCTCAATGGCGGGGGCACCGGTTCGCTCGAGTTCACCGGCAGTGACGAGTCACTGACGGAGGCGAGTGCGGGCAGCGGGCTGCTGGGCGGCCACCTCTTCGACGGCTACCGCTCGTTCCGCCCCGCTCCGGCATCCGCCTTCGCATTCGACGTGGTGCGTCGACCGACCGCCGACATCGCGACGGTGCTCGGCGGCGGCTGGATCGCCTCTGGACCCGCACTGGCGTCCCGCCAACCTCTTCCGGTGTGGCCGTCGGGGTTGCGCACGCTCCCTCGTGAAGCTGCGGGGGAGGTGCAGACGCCGTTGCAGGGTCGCGCGGCGGGTCGCCTCGGCGTCGGAGACCGCGTCTGGTTCCGCCATGCGAAGAGCGGCGAACCCGCCGAGCGCACCCTGAGCTATCAGCTCGTCTCCGGCGACGAGATCGTCGACGAGCTGCCGACGTACCGCGGCGAGGGAAAGGCGTTCCTGTGACGAGGATCGGTGGCACCTGGCAGAACTGGGGGCGATCGGCGCAGGTGAAGCCGCTTCGGGTGGAGCGACCTCGGACGCCGGAAGGGGTGCAACGCGCCGTCAAGGCGGCCGTGGCACAAGGGCTCACCATCAAGGCGGTCGGCGCCGGCCACAGCTTCACCGGAATCGCCGTGGCACCCGGGGTGCTGCTCGAGCTCGATGACCTCCAGGGTCTGGTGTCGGCCGATGCCGCCACCGGGCGGGTCACGCTGCTCGCGGGCACGCGGCTGCACCGCATCCCCGGCCTGCTCGCGCCGTTCGGGCTGGCGATGGAGAATCTCGGCGATATCGATCGGCAGTCCATCTCCGGCGCGATCTCAACGGGGACGCACGGCACCGGCGCGAGGTTCGGCGGACTCGCGACGCAGGTGGCGGGCGTCACGCTGGTGACGGCGGCGGGCGAGTTCCTGCGCATCGACGCGGAGCAGAACGCCGAGATGCTGCCTGCCGTCGCGCTGGGTCTCGGTGCGCTCGGCATCATCGTCGACGTCACGCTCCAATGCGTGCCGGTGTTCGTGATGAAGGCGATCGATGAGCCCGCGCCGCTCGATGACGTCCTCGCGACCCTGACGCACCGTCTCGCAGCCTCGGATCACTACGAGTTCTATTGGTTTCCGCACACCGACGTCGCGCTGACCAAACGTCAGACCCGCGTGCCGGAGTCGACTCGACGCCAGCCTCTCCCGGTGGTGGGCAGGTGGATCGATGAGACGCTGCTGTCGAACGGTGTGTACCGAGCCGTCTGCGCGGCAGGGCAGGTCGTGCCCGCGGTCACTCCGCCTTTCAGTCGACTCGCGGTGAAGCTGACGGGCGACCGCCAATACACCGATCTGTCGCATCGAGTGCTCACGCAGAGCCGCACAGTGCGGTTCCGCGAGATGGAATACGCGCTGCCGGCCGAGAACGTGGTCTCCGCCTTCCGCGCCGTGCGGGCGCTCATCGAGAAGCGCGGGTGGCGGATCGAATTCCCGATCGAGGTGCGGTTCGCGGCGGAGGACGACCGGTGGCTCTCGACCGCATACGGGAGAGCGACCGGATACATCGCCGTGCACCGATACTGGCGAGCCGACCCGACGACGTACTTCGAGGCTGTCGAGCAGATCATGATCGAGCACGGCGGGCGCCCGCATTGGGGCAAGCTGCACACTCTGGGCTCCGAGCAGCTGCGCGAACGCTATCCGCGATTCGGCGACTTCACGGCGCTTCGGGATCAGCTCGATCCTGATCGTCGATTCACGAACCGGTATCTGGATCGCGTCCTCGGTGGATGATCGGGAAATCCGGCGGCCGTGCGGCCGCACCCAGTCGACGCGCAGACTGCGCCGATAGGATGAGACAAACACGAGGAAGGGTGGGCCTCTGATGGAATGGCTCGTGCCGGTACTGATCGTCGTCGGTGTGATTCTGCTCATCGGAATCTACCTGTGGGCGACCTACAACTCGCTGGTGCAGCTGAACGTGCGCGTCGACGAGGCATGGAGTGGCATCACCGTGCAGCTGAAGCGCAGGGCTGACCTGATACCCAACCTCATCGAGACGGTGAAGGGCTACGCCTCGCACGAGAAGGCGGTATTCGAGAACGTCACCCGTGCGCGCGCCGAGACGCTGTCCGCCGGAAGCCCCGGAGAAGCGGGAATCGCAGAAGGACACCTGCAACAGGCCCTTCGCAGCCTCTTCGCGGTCGCCGAAGCGTATCCGCAGCTGCAGGCGAGCCAGAACTTCCTGCAGGTTCAGCAGGCGCTCGTCGACACCGAAGACAAGATCCAGGCGGCCCGCCGGTTCTACAACGGCGGCGTCCGAGAGCTGAACACGAAGATCAAGGTGTTCCCCAACAACCTGTTCGCCAAGGG of Microbacterium sp. LWH13-1.2 contains these proteins:
- a CDS encoding DedA family protein yields the protein MNVASSVIAATQADHGFSGLTGFAADVLTALGDVGVGVLVFVEVLIPPIPSEVILPFAGYLSQSGDLDLGWLIVWSTLASWIGALLLYWLGAAVGVERAVRFLAATKLVSRSDLDRGARWFLRSGGWTVLVGRLVPGVRSLISIPAGATRMNLARFSLYTIAGSGLWNSFLIGVGAALGTQHEQLEGVLGYIDYVVYAAIAIAVGILVVRRVREARGSGSMGASRGADRREALE
- a CDS encoding cation-transporting ATPase yields the protein MGKLTKLIGMAARALDLDDGGREGRSERRSAQPQAASRQPTVSPVPPHRSDRDSYSPPPARQTVQGAYTPSSARTERSATVSDADRAAIARYDYLLETADPRSVEQIHREAFARLTPAQRAQVQERMNVELSPGERPASSSAEDLARAAGRTEAARPGLMRGLLSRVRGGGAAGMVGGAAVGVLGVVAVGAVGSAVAGPLLEQASGLVDFDAIAQGLDIEAIASGFGGEELAGAAEGLLGSAGETVSGLGDTAGEWGQRLGDLGIPGIGDLFGR
- a CDS encoding D-arabinono-1,4-lactone oxidase — protein: MTRIGGTWQNWGRSAQVKPLRVERPRTPEGVQRAVKAAVAQGLTIKAVGAGHSFTGIAVAPGVLLELDDLQGLVSADAATGRVTLLAGTRLHRIPGLLAPFGLAMENLGDIDRQSISGAISTGTHGTGARFGGLATQVAGVTLVTAAGEFLRIDAEQNAEMLPAVALGLGALGIIVDVTLQCVPVFVMKAIDEPAPLDDVLATLTHRLAASDHYEFYWFPHTDVALTKRQTRVPESTRRQPLPVVGRWIDETLLSNGVYRAVCAAGQVVPAVTPPFSRLAVKLTGDRQYTDLSHRVLTQSRTVRFREMEYALPAENVVSAFRAVRALIEKRGWRIEFPIEVRFAAEDDRWLSTAYGRATGYIAVHRYWRADPTTYFEAVEQIMIEHGGRPHWGKLHTLGSEQLRERYPRFGDFTALRDQLDPDRRFTNRYLDRVLGG
- a CDS encoding septum formation initiator family protein, giving the protein MARRPAPPSASPGSSRQGSAAKSAPRNGSSRPPRGAASRGGQERRVDVREWASGIRLSAFSVIMLSLVVLGAWVLVPTLGTFIDQRQKIAALEQSIKVSEDEITALEKERERWNDPAYITTQARERLYYVKPGEVVYLIDNDLDPAALPQEQGPVSDTLEETPSDWMAQLLRTLTAAGLSDTAVVAR
- a CDS encoding FAD-dependent oxidoreductase, whose translation is MPKILIVGGGYAGFYTAWKLEKHLRKGEADVTMVDPLPYMTYQPFLPEVAAGSIEARHSVVAHRRHLKRTNVLTAKVTGINHAEKVATITPPVGEPYEFAYDQIVVTAGAVSRTFPIPGIADNAIGLKTIEEAVAIRDRLMSNFDKAASLPAGPERDRLLSVVVVGGGFAGIEVFAELRSLASSLVGKYPQLRFEDTHFHLIEAMGRIMPEVSLPTSEWVLKDLAKRGANVHLDTQLTSAVDGNVELSTGEVIPTDLIVWTAGVMANPTVVRGGDLPIEERGRIQTRADLRVGTPEAFVDGAWAAGDVSAVPDLSGGGVGGFCVPNAQHAVRQAKLLAKNIVAVLRGEDPKEYFHKNLGAVAGLGLYNGVFQSGKIALKGFVAWVAHRGYHGLAMPTWERKFRVVWGWWNNLWLGRDLVNLETVQNPRYVFEEFAARPRPAAPATTAPAAQAAVSDKAADETPAGQKTAAKKPAAKKPASKKPAAEKAAETAAAK
- a CDS encoding LemA family protein, with translation MEWLVPVLIVVGVILLIGIYLWATYNSLVQLNVRVDEAWSGITVQLKRRADLIPNLIETVKGYASHEKAVFENVTRARAETLSAGSPGEAGIAEGHLQQALRSLFAVAEAYPQLQASQNFLQVQQALVDTEDKIQAARRFYNGGVRELNTKIKVFPNNLFAKGLGFTEREFFEVADSGAISEPPRVQF
- a CDS encoding S8 family serine peptidase is translated as MRPHRMLRNGVALATVVASVLLLGAAATPPPVPDDPADPVRASEYWLDGAGIRDAWQTTRGDGVTIAVIDTGIGKVPGVFDEAVTGGTDVSGTGSPDGRTPVGAVDGNHGSWVASLAAGRGAADGKGMIGVAPEADLLSISVGFGAAAAVPFTEQVAKAMRWAVDHGADIINLSFTTNTLDWDRSWDEAFLYAFDHDVVVVVAAGNRGSGTNIIGAPATIPGVLTVGGVDQTGTASIEASTQGITIGIAAPSEGLRGVSADGTLVSWSGTSGAAPIVAGVAALIRSAHPDLDAANVINRIIKTAIPVPGAARLPDPLYGYGLIDAGAAVSADVANVDENPMGDLAEWVRLYRRAETVPEPEPTVAPVEIPPLPAADAPTDPGSPLLPSADSLRYGTLPLIALTVPGILVALGVTAAARRIRSARARTPHP
- a CDS encoding amino acid deaminase/aldolase — translated: MLDLTADLSPEKGPSAVSPEWQDPSRFWPRLSAATGHLPAPVAVIDREALRHNAMDLLVRAGGLPIRVASKSVRVRSVLDAVLQLPGYRGILAFTLAEALWLAETHDDIVLGYPTVDRSGLAQLFASEEASRRITLMVDDPAHLDVIDSVAPAGSRPDIRVAIDADASLRSAALGHIGVRRSALFTAGEVAAFARTIVRRPGFTLVGLQMYEAQIAGQGDNAGADAPVIRLVQARSRAELRDRRAAIVDALTDIAHLEFLNGGGTGSLEFTGSDESLTEASAGSGLLGGHLFDGYRSFRPAPASAFAFDVVRRPTADIATVLGGGWIASGPALASRQPLPVWPSGLRTLPREAAGEVQTPLQGRAAGRLGVGDRVWFRHAKSGEPAERTLSYQLVSGDEIVDELPTYRGEGKAFL
- a CDS encoding DUF501 domain-containing protein, with amino-acid sequence MTTPPFPAPTTAELAVVSSQLGRQARGVVGIAARCACGNPTVVATTPRLPDGTPFPTFYYLTHPAATAAMSTLEATQVMPELAALLADDEGVAAAYLAAHQAYLSDRAQFGEVSEIDGISAGGMPTRVKCLHALAGHALAAGRGVNPIGDLALERSSWSPEKCRCDDPGAAVRDAEASSA